Proteins from a genomic interval of Lysobacter arenosi:
- a CDS encoding L-serine ammonia-lyase, which translates to MAVSSFDLFKIGIGPSSSHTVGPMRAAARFVQRWLVEGGNGEAGNDLQRTARIRAEVFGSLALTGRGHGTDKAVLMGLEGHLPNQIDPDIIAPALERIRANKRINLHGQHEIGFDEKHDLIMNKRQKLPFHTNGMRFTAFDADGNVIATRDYYSVGGGFVVNQDEAAEDRIVADETEQPYPFRSGDELLARSRESGLSIAQMMYANEKVWRTPEEIDAGLDEIWEAMQACVGRGIRAHGTLPGGLHVSRRAPTLHAELTSRPEAAMRDPLTTLDWVNLYALAVNEENAAGGRVVTAPTNGAAGIIPSVLHYYDRFCPGANIQGVRTFLLTAAAVGILYKENASISGAEVGCQGEVGVACSMAAAGLTAAIGGSSSQIENAAEIGMEHNLGLTCDPIGGLVQIPCIERNAMGAVKAINASRMAMRGDGKHKVSLDKVIKTMRDTGRDMQDKYKETSRGGLAVNVIEC; encoded by the coding sequence GTGGCCGTCAGCAGTTTCGACTTGTTCAAGATCGGTATCGGTCCGAGTTCGTCCCATACCGTCGGCCCGATGCGCGCCGCCGCGCGCTTCGTCCAGCGCTGGCTGGTCGAAGGCGGCAACGGTGAAGCCGGCAACGACCTGCAGCGCACCGCCCGCATCCGCGCCGAAGTGTTCGGTTCGCTCGCCCTGACCGGCCGCGGCCACGGCACCGACAAGGCGGTATTGATGGGCCTGGAAGGCCACCTGCCCAACCAGATCGACCCGGACATCATCGCGCCCGCGCTGGAACGCATCCGCGCCAACAAGCGCATCAACCTGCACGGGCAGCACGAGATCGGCTTCGACGAGAAGCACGACCTCATCATGAACAAGCGCCAGAAGCTGCCGTTCCACACCAACGGCATGCGCTTCACCGCCTTCGATGCCGACGGCAACGTGATCGCCACGCGCGACTACTACTCCGTCGGTGGCGGCTTCGTCGTCAACCAGGACGAAGCGGCCGAAGATCGCATCGTCGCCGACGAGACCGAACAGCCCTACCCGTTCCGCTCCGGCGACGAACTGCTCGCGCGGTCGCGTGAAAGCGGCCTGAGCATCGCCCAGATGATGTATGCCAACGAAAAGGTCTGGCGCACGCCGGAAGAGATAGACGCCGGCCTCGACGAGATCTGGGAGGCGATGCAGGCCTGCGTCGGTCGCGGCATCCGTGCCCACGGCACGCTGCCCGGCGGCCTGCACGTGTCGCGTCGCGCGCCGACGCTGCACGCCGAACTGACCTCGCGCCCGGAAGCGGCGATGCGCGATCCGCTGACCACGCTGGACTGGGTCAATCTGTACGCGCTGGCGGTCAACGAAGAGAACGCAGCCGGTGGCCGCGTCGTCACCGCGCCGACCAATGGCGCGGCCGGCATCATTCCGTCGGTGCTGCATTACTACGACCGCTTCTGCCCGGGCGCGAACATCCAGGGCGTGCGCACGTTCCTGCTGACCGCCGCCGCGGTCGGCATCCTCTACAAGGAAAACGCCAGCATCTCCGGTGCCGAAGTCGGCTGCCAGGGTGAAGTCGGCGTGGCCTGCTCGATGGCCGCCGCCGGCCTTACCGCCGCGATCGGTGGAAGCTCCAGCCAGATCGAGAATGCCGCCGAGATCGGCATGGAACACAACCTCGGCCTGACCTGCGACCCGATCGGCGGCCTGGTGCAGATCCCGTGCATCGAGCGCAACGCGATGGGCGCGGTGAAGGCGATCAATGCCAGCCGCATGGCGATGCGCGGCGATGGCAAGCACAAGGTCAGCCTCGACAAGGTCATCAAGACCATGCGTGACACCGGCCGTGACATGCAGGACAAGTACAAGGAAACCTCGCGCGGTGGCCTTGCGGTCAACGTGATCGAGTGCTGA
- a CDS encoding glutaredoxin family protein, with amino-acid sequence MPHSQHDSIPAAAPALTLFQRDDCHLCDLALEVLAMARVPEFETVFIDDDDGLEQRYGVRVPVLRDEGRGIELDWPFDLERLQAFLAVETPA; translated from the coding sequence ATGCCCCATTCCCAGCATGATTCGATCCCGGCGGCCGCTCCGGCGCTGACGCTTTTCCAGCGCGACGATTGCCATCTGTGCGATCTGGCGCTGGAAGTGCTTGCGATGGCGCGCGTCCCGGAATTCGAGACCGTGTTCATCGACGACGACGACGGCCTGGAGCAGCGCTACGGCGTGCGCGTGCCGGTCCTGCGCGACGAGGGGCGTGGCATCGAGCTGGACTGGCCGTTCGACCTCGAACGGCTGCAGGCGTTCCTGGCCGTGGAAACGCCGGCGTAG
- a CDS encoding YceI family protein, with the protein MSILAIRRFTLATATAAALLVAAPSFAANYQQAAGSSLTFASKYEGEVFTGRFPGFVTTFSFDPAQLATAKLDVSIPLASATTANTDRDDALKGSDFFASGKFPQARYTATKFRSLGGNQYAADGALSLRGVSKPVTLTFTWTPGAQPVLNGKATVKRLDFGVGTGDWADTALIPNEVAISTKVVFAPAK; encoded by the coding sequence ATGTCGATCCTAGCAATCAGGCGCTTCACCCTGGCCACCGCGACCGCCGCCGCGCTGCTGGTGGCTGCACCGTCGTTCGCCGCCAATTACCAGCAGGCTGCCGGCTCATCCCTGACCTTCGCCAGCAAGTACGAAGGCGAAGTGTTCACCGGCCGCTTCCCCGGTTTCGTCACCACCTTCAGCTTCGACCCGGCGCAGCTCGCCACCGCCAAGCTCGACGTGAGCATCCCGCTGGCATCGGCGACCACGGCCAATACCGACCGCGACGATGCGTTGAAGGGCAGCGACTTCTTTGCGTCCGGCAAGTTCCCGCAGGCACGCTACACCGCGACGAAGTTCCGCAGCCTCGGTGGCAACCAGTACGCGGCCGACGGCGCACTGAGCCTGCGCGGCGTCAGCAAGCCGGTCACGCTGACCTTCACTTGGACCCCGGGCGCGCAGCCGGTCCTCAACGGCAAGGCCACGGTCAAGCGCCTGGACTTCGGCGTGGGCACCGGCGACTGGGCCGATACCGCGCTGATCCCGAACGAAGTGGCGATCAGCACCAAGGTCGTCTTCGCCCCGGCGAAGTAA
- a CDS encoding cytochrome b yields MTLKNTADRWGSVSQLLHWLIVLLILGLGVIGLVMVELPKSPRYFWVYDLHKSFGITVLALMVLRLVWRLFAGAPKAVSGTPHWQHRIATVTHGLLYALTFAVPLSGWLYDSVSGLRPMRWFGLFKMPKIASPSQELQPLVRDWHEWLFWILIALVAVHAAAALYHHLFQRDDTLSRMLPGRRRASSPVPEIR; encoded by the coding sequence ATGACCCTGAAGAACACCGCCGACCGCTGGGGCTCCGTCAGCCAGCTTCTGCACTGGCTGATCGTGCTGTTGATCCTGGGCCTTGGCGTGATCGGCCTGGTGATGGTCGAGCTGCCCAAGTCGCCGCGCTATTTCTGGGTCTACGACCTGCACAAGTCGTTCGGCATCACCGTGCTGGCGTTGATGGTGCTGCGCCTGGTGTGGCGCCTGTTCGCCGGTGCGCCGAAGGCGGTGAGCGGAACACCGCACTGGCAGCATCGCATCGCCACCGTTACGCACGGACTGCTGTACGCACTGACCTTCGCCGTGCCGCTGTCGGGCTGGCTTTACGACTCGGTCAGCGGCCTGCGTCCGATGCGCTGGTTCGGACTGTTCAAGATGCCCAAGATCGCCTCGCCCAGCCAGGAACTGCAGCCGCTGGTGCGTGACTGGCACGAGTGGCTGTTCTGGATCCTGATCGCGCTGGTTGCCGTGCACGCGGCGGCGGCGCTGTACCACCACCTGTTCCAGCGCGACGACACCTTGTCCCGGATGCTCCCGGGCCGGCGTCGCGCTTCCTCCCCCGTTCCGGAGATCCGTTGA